Proteins co-encoded in one Azospirillum brasilense genomic window:
- a CDS encoding TRAP transporter substrate-binding protein: MKRRQFFKGAAVVAGASTLAAPAIAQSEPTIRWRCVSSFPKNIEVLYGSAEVMAKNIAEATDGKFQIQVFAAGELVPALQALDAASNDTVEMAHTASYYYVGKDPSFAFGCCLPFGLNTRQQNAWFYHGEGGKLLEEFYAGHNLKALAGGNTGSQMGGWFRKEIKNAEDLKGLKFRISGLGGQILSKLGVVPQQVSGGDIYPALERGTIDAAEFNGPYDDEKLGLYKIAPNYYYPGWWDGTSLQHFFINTNRWNSLPKHYQAALTSAAALANVDSVARYDVLNPAALKRVVEKGAKLRAFPQDVLQASHKAAMELYDELSDKNPTFKKFYESYRRFQTDSNLWNQASEYAYDSAVLRLARR; the protein is encoded by the coding sequence ATGAAGCGCCGTCAATTCTTCAAGGGTGCCGCCGTCGTTGCCGGCGCCTCCACCCTCGCCGCCCCGGCCATCGCCCAGTCGGAGCCGACGATCCGCTGGCGCTGCGTGTCCAGCTTCCCGAAGAACATCGAGGTTCTCTACGGCAGCGCCGAGGTGATGGCGAAGAACATCGCCGAGGCCACGGACGGCAAGTTCCAGATCCAGGTCTTCGCCGCCGGCGAACTGGTGCCGGCGCTGCAGGCGCTCGACGCCGCCAGCAACGACACGGTGGAGATGGCCCACACCGCGTCCTACTACTATGTGGGCAAGGACCCGAGCTTCGCGTTCGGCTGCTGCCTGCCCTTCGGCCTGAACACCCGCCAGCAGAACGCCTGGTTCTACCACGGCGAGGGCGGCAAGCTGCTGGAGGAGTTCTACGCCGGCCACAACCTGAAGGCGCTCGCCGGCGGCAACACCGGCTCCCAGATGGGCGGCTGGTTCCGCAAGGAGATCAAGAATGCGGAAGACCTCAAGGGGCTGAAGTTCCGCATCTCCGGCCTCGGCGGCCAGATCCTGTCCAAGCTGGGCGTCGTGCCGCAGCAGGTCAGCGGCGGCGACATCTACCCGGCGCTGGAGCGCGGCACCATCGACGCCGCCGAGTTCAATGGCCCCTACGACGACGAGAAGCTCGGCCTCTACAAGATCGCGCCGAACTATTATTACCCGGGCTGGTGGGACGGCACCTCGCTCCAGCACTTCTTCATCAACACGAACCGCTGGAACAGCCTGCCCAAACATTACCAGGCGGCGCTGACCTCGGCGGCGGCGCTGGCCAACGTCGACAGCGTGGCGCGCTACGACGTGCTGAACCCGGCGGCGCTGAAGCGCGTGGTGGAGAAGGGCGCCAAGCTGCGCGCCTTCCCGCAGGACGTGCTGCAGGCCAGCCACAAGGCGGCCATGGAGCTTTACGACGAGCTGTCGGACAAGAACCCGACCTTCAAGAAGTTCTACGAGAGCTACCGCCGCTTCCAGACGGATTCGAACCTGTGGAACCAGGCGTCGGAATACGCCTACGACAGCGCCGTCCTCCGCCTCGCCCGGCGCTGA
- a CDS encoding TRAP transporter small permease subunit: protein MTALVGACRLVDAVTARLGKAISWLIVLAILVSAVNAVVRKMFDVSSNSWLELQWVLFAAVFLLCSPWTLKEDEHIRIDIVNAQLGKRARDTIDLFGHLTFLLPFSFVMLVTSWPFAIASYMIEEQSMNAGGLPQWPAKMLIPLGFTVLFIQGLSELAKRAAIMSGHLEDDQQRAGGHQAAAEAEAERLLAAERERTTHPDTLPSR, encoded by the coding sequence ATGACGGCCCTGGTCGGGGCCTGCCGGCTGGTCGACGCGGTCACCGCGCGGCTGGGCAAGGCGATATCCTGGCTGATCGTGCTGGCGATCCTGGTGTCGGCCGTCAACGCGGTCGTCCGCAAGATGTTCGACGTCAGCTCGAATTCCTGGCTCGAACTGCAATGGGTGCTGTTCGCCGCCGTGTTCCTGCTGTGCTCCCCCTGGACGCTGAAGGAGGACGAGCACATTCGCATCGACATCGTGAACGCGCAGCTCGGCAAGCGCGCCCGCGACACCATCGACCTGTTCGGCCATCTGACCTTCCTGCTGCCCTTCAGCTTCGTGATGCTGGTCACCTCCTGGCCCTTCGCCATCGCCTCCTACATGATCGAGGAGCAGTCGATGAACGCCGGCGGCCTGCCGCAATGGCCGGCGAAGATGCTGATTCCGCTGGGATTCACCGTGCTGTTCATCCAGGGCCTGTCCGAGCTGGCCAAGCGCGCCGCGATCATGTCCGGCCATCTGGAGGACGACCAGCAGCGGGCCGGCGGCCATCAGGCGGCGGCCGAGGCCGAGGCGGAACGGCTGCTGGCGGCCGAACGCGAGCGCACCACCCACCCCGACACCCTTCCCAGCCGGTGA
- a CDS encoding TRAP transporter large permease has protein sequence MAPIMFATLVGMLLLGYPVAFALAANGLLFGLIGIEIGLFRPDLFQALPERVYGTMNNDVLLAVPFFTFMGLVLERSGMAEDLLDTIGQLFGSIRGGLAYAVIFVGALLAATTGVVAASVISMGLISLPIMLRYGYDRRLASGVIAASGTLAQIIPPSLVLIVMADQLGRSVGDMYEAAFVPGLLLAGLYALYVFVVSMIWPKAAPGLPPEAIAHREPNGARGVWQLGLLALFSGTVATWVMGRTDVKSGADYVVLLLSVAVLVAFLAAAFNRGFGAQRLVLQTVATAALTAAAAWLTVNEWTTLALIGDSIAAGALYALTVAVVERATGRRLISRMAEQATFVMVPPLALIFLVLGTIFIGLATPTEGGAMGAVGALALAAMKKRLNFDMVRQATYSTAKLAAFVLFILIGARVFSLTFYGVNGHIWVEELMVSLPGGQMGFLIAVSVMVFLLAFFLDFFELAFIVIPLLAPAAERLGIDLVWFGVILAVNMQTSFMHPPFGFSLFFLRSVAPKLPYIDRITKKETAPVLTSQIYWGAVPFVVIQLVMVALVIAFPQMVMHYKSTATKLDDKQIEEQFKGLGGDLNDDLPPLEFK, from the coding sequence ATGGCGCCGATCATGTTCGCCACGCTGGTCGGCATGCTGCTGCTCGGCTATCCGGTGGCCTTCGCGCTGGCCGCCAACGGGCTGCTGTTCGGCCTGATCGGCATCGAGATCGGGCTGTTCCGCCCCGACCTGTTCCAGGCGCTGCCCGAGCGCGTCTACGGCACGATGAACAACGACGTGCTGCTGGCCGTGCCCTTCTTCACCTTCATGGGTCTGGTGCTGGAGCGGTCCGGCATGGCCGAGGATCTGCTCGACACCATCGGGCAGCTCTTCGGCTCGATCCGCGGCGGTCTGGCCTACGCCGTCATCTTCGTCGGCGCGCTGCTCGCCGCGACGACCGGCGTTGTGGCCGCCTCGGTGATCTCGATGGGCCTGATCTCGTTGCCGATCATGCTGCGCTACGGCTACGACCGCCGTCTGGCGTCGGGCGTCATCGCGGCGTCGGGCACGCTGGCCCAGATCATCCCGCCGTCGCTGGTGCTGATCGTCATGGCCGACCAGCTCGGCCGCTCGGTCGGCGACATGTACGAGGCCGCCTTCGTCCCCGGCCTGCTGCTCGCCGGCCTCTACGCCCTCTACGTCTTCGTCGTCTCGATGATCTGGCCCAAGGCCGCCCCCGGCCTGCCGCCGGAGGCCATCGCCCACCGCGAGCCGAACGGCGCGCGCGGCGTCTGGCAGCTCGGCCTGCTGGCCCTGTTCTCGGGCACGGTCGCCACCTGGGTGATGGGCCGCACCGACGTGAAGTCGGGCGCCGACTACGTCGTGCTGCTGCTCTCGGTGGCGGTGCTGGTCGCCTTCCTGGCAGCCGCCTTCAACCGCGGCTTCGGCGCGCAGCGCCTCGTCCTGCAGACCGTCGCCACGGCGGCGCTTACCGCGGCGGCGGCGTGGCTGACGGTCAACGAGTGGACCACCCTGGCCCTGATCGGCGATTCCATCGCGGCGGGCGCGCTCTACGCCCTAACGGTGGCGGTGGTGGAGCGGGCGACCGGCCGGCGCCTGATCTCCCGCATGGCCGAGCAGGCGACCTTCGTCATGGTGCCGCCGCTGGCGCTGATCTTCCTGGTGCTGGGCACCATCTTCATCGGCCTCGCCACCCCGACCGAGGGCGGCGCCATGGGTGCGGTCGGCGCGCTGGCGCTCGCGGCCATGAAGAAGCGCCTGAACTTCGACATGGTGCGGCAGGCCACCTATTCGACGGCCAAGCTGGCGGCCTTCGTGCTGTTCATCCTGATCGGCGCGCGGGTGTTCTCGCTGACCTTCTACGGCGTCAACGGCCACATCTGGGTCGAGGAGCTGATGGTCTCCCTGCCCGGCGGGCAGATGGGCTTCCTGATCGCGGTCAGCGTGATGGTCTTCCTGCTGGCCTTCTTCCTCGACTTCTTCGAGCTGGCCTTCATCGTCATCCCGCTGCTGGCCCCGGCGGCGGAGCGTCTGGGCATCGATCTGGTGTGGTTCGGCGTCATCCTGGCGGTGAACATGCAGACCAGCTTCATGCACCCGCCCTTCGGCTTCTCGCTGTTCTTCCTGCGCTCGGTGGCGCCCAAGCTGCCCTACATCGACCGCATCACGAAGAAGGAGACGGCTCCCGTCCTGACCAGCCAGATCTACTGGGGCGCGGTGCCCTTCGTGGTCATCCAGCTCGTCATGGTGGCCCTGGTGATCGCCTTCCCGCAGATGGTCATGCACTACAAGTCGACCGCCACCAAGCTCGACGACAAGCAGATCGAAGAGCAGTTCAAGGGCCTCGGCGGCGACCTGAACGACGACCTGCCGCCGCTGGAATTCAAGTGA
- a CDS encoding ketopantoate reductase family protein translates to MRIAVVGAGAVGGALAGYLAATGRHELSLLARGAHLAAIRDGGLTVQTPKGTLTSRPRASDSAADLGPQDVVIVTVKGHGLPALAASFPALCGPDTLVVAAQNGIPWWYLYGAGDGVTPEPLEVVDPGGAVWSAIGPERVAACVMEVLPARIVGPGVVAHTALPVLAFGAPRPGDHAEKLAALADSFNAAGATARLPADIRVPLWSKLMLNMAVGPTSVLTGATMGAMEQAPGMAAVQGRLMRECLNVAHAWGVALPDDIDERLSRGSGVPGHKPSMLQDFEAGRSMEIDPIVTTVLELARRRGVPVPTIETLWALTALKERVARAD, encoded by the coding sequence ATGCGCATCGCCGTCGTAGGGGCCGGGGCCGTTGGCGGCGCGCTGGCCGGGTATCTCGCCGCCACGGGCCGGCACGAGTTGTCGCTGCTGGCCCGCGGCGCCCATCTCGCGGCGATCCGCGACGGCGGGCTGACCGTGCAGACGCCGAAGGGAACGCTGACCAGCCGGCCGCGGGCCAGCGATTCCGCCGCCGACCTCGGCCCGCAGGACGTGGTGATCGTCACGGTGAAGGGGCACGGGCTGCCGGCCCTGGCCGCGTCCTTCCCGGCGCTGTGCGGGCCGGACACGCTGGTGGTGGCGGCGCAGAACGGCATTCCCTGGTGGTACCTGTACGGTGCTGGGGACGGGGTGACGCCGGAACCGCTGGAGGTGGTCGATCCCGGCGGCGCCGTCTGGTCGGCCATCGGTCCGGAGCGGGTCGCCGCCTGCGTGATGGAGGTGCTGCCCGCCCGCATCGTCGGGCCGGGCGTCGTCGCCCACACCGCCCTGCCGGTGCTGGCCTTCGGCGCCCCCCGGCCCGGCGACCACGCGGAGAAGCTGGCGGCCCTGGCCGACTCCTTCAACGCGGCGGGCGCCACCGCCCGCCTGCCCGCCGACATCCGCGTGCCGCTGTGGAGCAAGCTGATGCTCAACATGGCGGTCGGCCCTACCAGCGTGCTGACCGGCGCCACCATGGGCGCCATGGAGCAGGCCCCCGGCATGGCCGCCGTCCAGGGCCGGCTGATGCGCGAATGCCTGAATGTGGCCCATGCCTGGGGCGTCGCCCTGCCCGACGACATCGACGAGCGGCTGAGCCGGGGCAGCGGCGTGCCCGGCCACAAGCCGTCGATGCTCCAGGATTTCGAGGCGGGGCGCAGCATGGAGATCGACCCCATCGTGACCACCGTCCTGGAGCTGGCCCGCCGCCGCGGCGTGCCGGTGCCGACCATCGAAACATTGTGGGCGCTGACCGCCCTGAAGGAGCGGGTGGCGCGCGCCGACTGA